The following DNA comes from Camarhynchus parvulus chromosome 7, STF_HiC, whole genome shotgun sequence.
ACCAATGCAGTGGTGCTAATGAGTCATCCAGCTAAAACTTCTCACCACGACACTGCAAACTGTGAGCATACCATGTAGCTCATTTCTGACCAGGGTTACCATTACAAACAATCATGCTGTTATTCACCTCTGATATTCTACCTACCTTCAACTCAAGAGTATCACATTTTTCACTGCAAGGTACCTATGGCTGTACAGTTCATTACTTCATGCAGTTCCTAGACAATTTATTCACCTTTGTCTGATTCAGAATAAAGGAGCGTGAGCATCTGGCAGATCTGgccaaagaggaaaaaaaaagagaagaggaagaaatacaGAGATCAATCCAACTGTACCAACTAGAAACtcagagacaaaaagaaaaggaacacgAGGAAAAACTTGCACGCCGGAAGCTGTATCATGTAAGTAGCAGGAAAGCAGACAGTTCAAAATGTGCATTTCACCTTGGCTGTGATGGCTGGACTCAGCCCACAAATAAAGGGATCTACTGGCAACAGGGTCTTTGCTGACAGCTTTAGGAGCCTGGGATCAAATGCCTACCCTGCCAGTTGCAGGCCATgtctttcttctgtgcttttgaGAAAGAGTTCTTGGAGGCCCCTCCCTTCTGTTGTCTGAAGATGCTTTAACTGGTCTATGGTTAAAGATTTGGCTGTAGACATCAAGGAATATCTCCTTGACTTGAGAACTGGATTTAAGTTTCACATTCCTGCTGTTTTAAGCccatttttctttgttagaAAGAGGAAATAGACAGACACTGAATGTATCTTTTTAATTTGACTTGATATTTATGATTGCAGAGGTTTAGGGATTTAGTCAAGACTTGCTGCCATCTCATTTCATCTTTAAAGGCATGCTACTAAGGTACAAACAAGAACTGCCTCAGAGCAGTTCTGGCCAGCATGCAAAGGACAGTTGGTTTTTTACATAAAAGTATAGAAAACTCCTCTTCTGTTGTGCTTTGGATAAAGCTCTTAGATAGGGGTAGTTTTGGATGAGGTGGGGCCAGGAGCAGAATGATCTGTGTGGGTGGTGGTTGGACCATCCCCCTGGCCCATGTGTGTCAGTGGGAGCAGGGGACAATGCTCTCTGCATCACACAGCAATTTGTTTGTGTGGTGCACCAGAGAAGCAGCTGTTTGATGCTCAATTccattcccctccctcccactgaCTGCCTCCTCTTGATGCATGTTTGAATAGGGAGGCAGAAGTAAGTGGAAGTATTCCTTCTtgtcttctctctcctttcctgaggatcccttttctctcttctgtttttgaAAGAAACTTGAGGAGGGGGAACAGGGAGTGATTCCTGTAAGCTGCTACCCCAGGTGCAGATATTTCAAACATCATCTGTTACATCAGGACCATTTTGCCCATACAGGCGTATGTAAATGACCAGAAAATAATCAAAGCAATAGAGGAACAAAACCGAATGGAAGAAGATGAGCGGATCAAAGCTCATttcaaagcaaaggaaattattGCCCggatgagaaaaaagaaagaagctgaaatgCGTAGGTAGGTGCAAAGCTAGAGTATAAATCATAAGTGATCTAAAAATTATACTGTAGTTGTTTTCAGATCATTTAGACTAATGATATAACATAATCAACAGTTATTTGAACACATTATTCTAAATTCTACTGATAGGGAGAAGAGggaattcaggagaaaaaggaaattttttcacAGGTTCCTTAGTAAGAATGTCAGGGAGCAATCTCACCTTTAAAAGTACAGAGGCTTATGAAAGTGCAAAGCTTTGCACCAGGGTATTGTGAACAGTGATTTTCCATATAGCCTGCCAAATTTCCACCTCCTCACCAATTAAAGACAATTAAGATctttgatgaaaatatttttaagtataaGCTATATTTCTCTGAGTCACctcaagaaaaattatttgacttCTTGACAAGGCACAAACATTAATTAACTACATCATGTTCTTAAGGGAAGATATTTTATCAGTTTAACATTAAGGGTACAACATGATGATACCACTGAGTCAATCTAAgacttttcttcccttcctgcttCTGGCCAACATTCCCCTCCTGATGGCAAGATGCTTGCTGGAATCCTTACTGAGTGATCCAGCTCATTATTGCAACAGAAACTAGTGATACAAGAACACTGGGAACATTTATTTGCTAAATCagataatataaaaataaaccaaacaggAGGAACAGAAGGAGATCATGAGTTGGGTGGGAGGGCCAGCCTGTGTGTCCAAGAGGAGAGAACTCTAGAACCGGAATTGCTGAGCTTGGTAGCTTCAGGTTGACCCAGGTGTGTTGCCCTGGTATGTTATGGAAGCTCACGTTCTTCTGCAGACAAGTACAGGAACAACGGGACAAAATCATTAGTCAATTAGCTGAACAAATGAGTGAGGCATTAAGGAAGGAAGATGGTCGACTGGCTAGAGATGCTGCAAGAAtagaagctgaagaagaaaaaaaacgcaaagagaaagaagcaaaacaaaaggctGCCATTGAATCTATTGCTGAACACAGAGCCACTGTGGTAAGAAACTTGGGCTGATCTGACTTCTGCTTACCCCTGCTGAGGAGTCTggcccagagcacagctggtgACTCTGGTGCCATGCATCAGCAGGCTTCAGCAAGTCTGCTGCCACCTTTCCTGGAGTCCCCTGTCCCTTTCCCCCTTCTGTGTCGGGCacacctctgccagggctgctggaaacCCTGGGCTTGGGCACTGGCCAGCCACAGTGACCGTGCTGATCGGAGCGCTGATTCAGGGCTGCTTCTGCACAGAGATACAACTTCCAGCTGAGCAGGCCAGCTCCTTGGTTaacttctgtgtgttttgtgaaCTACAGATGAAgttgaaagaggaaaaggagagacaggagaaagaagaggCTGAAAAAGAACGTGATAGGTTAATGGAAAAAGCCCGCATCCAcctggaaatggaaaacaaaaaaaaacatggACGAGATGAGGCAAACAGAGAAGTACAGAAAATTCAGCTCCAGCAAATGGTAAATAGAAAGCTTCAGAAAGAAGCTTGCACCTAAACCAATACACTAGTTCCTgctgagagaaagagaagaagtttgctgttttgtttggattttattgTTTGTTGGGCTGTTTTTAATCACGTATGCTCGGCATATGCTGGTGTTGGAGACCAGCCTCCTCAGAGCATTGGTGCAAATCAAGGCTGGTTTGCAAAGACAGATCACATCATATCCTGTGCCGTTAGGACATTTTTTCAAACATGCACTGCTGTTCTCTTGTAACTTCTGGGCAGGTcaccaaagagcagcagctaATGCTGATGTTCACTCAGCTGTTCAATGTACCCTTTCTGGGGAGATAAGGCAGGGGAAAGAAGTGGGGAGGGATGATAAATGCCAAGTTTCAGCTAAGGATGCCATAGACCTTCTGTAAGCTTTTACCCTCTCTCAGCTTTACAGGATGATGATGTTGAGAACAAAATACTAAGCTTtgttattcctttttcttcatcagGCTGAAAAGCAGGcaagaaaagagcaggaaaagcaagcAGAATTGGACTACAATGCCCAGAGAGAGGCTATTGCACTTTATAAAGAGCAAGAGTTTCAGAAATATGCAAAGGAGTTAATTGAAACAGAATCCAAGAAGACACATCATCTTTATCCTCTTCTCAAAGCATGTGAAAATGGAAGAGGACTTGGACATAGGCCGTTTTTctgagagaagaagaaataaatactaGTTTCCCAACATATCATTCTATGTTGGGACCCAGTTACCTTGTTGTAACTGTAGTGCTGCTCAAGAAACAAAACCATGAAgcaatgtttttgtttaaaaattttttttaaactgtccACCAAGGAAAGGCAGAAGCCACTTTCaagttaaataaatgtttttcaacCATACAGGCAGAGTTAAattgtaaattatttatatCAAATATATACCATGAATCTAGACttccatttgaaaaaataaaagattgcCACATAACTGGTTATATTCAAACATCCCCAGCCTGTATTTCCTGAATGTCAGTTTCTTAAACTTGATACATGAATTCATATTATATAACTGACTGTCACTGTAAGCTATTCCAGCCAAAAGCTCACTAtttctgttatatttttaatattcattgTTCTAAAAATTCACCGTCCCAGGTTACAACTACAGGGGacaacaaaaagagagaaagttaGAACAGCTAGGGTGTGCAGTTTTGGTAGTATTTTGCAACTatgtctgaaaaacaaatgtcatgctataaatcagttttattacatgaaaatattaatgtaatttGATCCCAGCCCTTAAAAAGTCACCAAATAGGTCCCAATACAGCTGTAAATAGGGCCTACAAAATCAGCACATCAAGAGACAACATAGTTGGGCTGTTCCTTCAAAAAGACTAACAGCAATTCAGTCTGTAAATAGGTGTGATCTATTAAATAGGTAAATAGATGTGATCTAAAATTGTATCTCAGATTCCTCAGCAGATTTACTCACCAACACTCAAGCCACAGACACGTTTACCTCCTTAAGTTaggtttctttcatttccttgccTTGGAAGTTAGGGGTTCCTGTAATGACCTCCTCCACCAGCACCCTGGCCTTTAAACAGGGTATCCCTCTAGCCTGGTGTCCACTGGAAGCAAACTCCAAGAAACCTGAAGCTTTGCTTTGTTgcaccccacagctgccagtCTCTGCTGGCTAGACCAGAAAATAATACAAGTCcttcaaaaaatccaaaaaaggACACTTGCCAATATTTTAGTTTTGAACGTGGGTCTTTGGTGTGTCCTCAAGTTCTTTGGCCTAGCTGCCGAAAGCAGCCAAGCCTTGGAAAAAGCACAGGGCTTCAAGGAAGATGTGAGCCTATCCCGGAGGAAAGGTACCTCTAGGGACCCGAGGGCCAAGCCGAACTGGCTGTACCTCCCCTACACTGAGCAAACGCTGGTTGTAAGGGCGCTCCTGTCCTTCCCGGGGGCAGCAGTCACCTCTTCGAGAAGTCTCCCAGGCAAGACAAGGGGTGAATTcctggaaggagaaggaggcCTGACCTCCTCATCCAGCTCCCAGAGCCGCCAAGGGCTCCGGGCCCCGGCAACAGGCAGGCCTGGCGGGGCGAAGGTTCTTGCGAGGCGCGGCAGCGCACGGAGCCCGGCCGAGAGCCACGGCCCCGGCCCTGGCGAACCGGCGGGAGCAGAAGGACAGAGGCGGAGGGGCCATTTCAGCCTCTTACCGGGTACGGACGCTCCGCAGAGAAACGAGATGTTCGGAACCGGCTTCGGAGAAGGGTCCGGCCTCCGCGGCTGGGGGACGGCTGAGAGATGGCTGGGGGATGGCTGGGGGACGGCTTCCTCCCcgcccctcccctccctccgtGTGTGACGGACCGGCCGCTGCCCGCCCGCAGCTccccggggcggggcgcggTGCCGCTCCATCCAACGCGAcgcagcgcccgccgccccctcgGGTGCCATTCCCGCCTCGGCGCCGGAACGCTTCCGTGGCCACCGCCTTTGAGCGGGCCGGGAGAGGGAGACCCCATTTCCCGGAAACAGAGCCGTTGGTGAAGATCCCTGCTTCTCCTTCGACAGACGTTCCGTCTGCACGAGGCGGCGACAAAGGCCGGCGATGGACCGCGATGGGCCGGACGCCGTTCggcaggaggcagaggtggAGCGTGGCCGCTACCTGAGCCGCCGCGCCgtggcccaggagcagctggcgCAGTGAGtccggcggcggggcccgggggcggGGCGAGAGGGTTTGGGTTAAAACCTCGCCGTGGCAAGCCCGGCCCGAGCGGCTCCCGGCGGCACGGCCCGCCGAAAGGGGCGGCTCTTGGGCGCTAACCCGCCTTTCGTGCCCGGGGCTCCGTGACTCGCTGCTTTTCAACGAGGGTTTTAGATCATCCTCACCTCGTGGTCAGACTGACCTCTCCCCACCCTCTATAATTCTGTTCTCCAGCTTCAGAAACGTCTTTTGCTGTCAGGGGCTATCCCAACACATCCAACGAGACTGGCTCAATTCTGGCACCGAGGGCAAGTGGCTTGTCCCACTATTGCTGCTTCTCCCTACCTAGAAGCCTTCCAGCTGGCATGGGCATCATGGCCATGTCTTGCAcagtgctgtggcactgcttaGAAGACTGCTGCTTGCTGGAAAAGGCCGAGGTTGTACAGGGAGTGGGATAACAATGAAACAGGCAAATCAAATTCAATCTAACATTTGAGTCCATACACTGTTCATGTTCACTTTTGCTAGTATTGACTTCCCAAGTGCCCTCAGACTGGAACTGAGCTTTGGCCAAAGAATTTGGCGCTAGCTTATAGAAACTTATTCTGGTTTTGATCTCTGATATTTTACTTAAAAGTATTAGGGCTTTTTACTGTTAAAGTACCTATAGATGTGCATAATCTATATCTGTCTATTATTATTTCATGTTGTCCCTAGCTCATTTATGCACTTCCCTTTTCTGATTCAGAATAAAGGAGCACAAGGATCAAGCAGATCTGGCtaagctggaaaagagaagagaaggggaACGAATACAACAATCAAGCCAATTGTACCAACTGGAAATTCAGAGAGATAAAGAGAAGGATCAGGAGAAAAAAGTTGAATTCCAAAGGCACCATCATGTAAATAGCAGGAAAGCAGACAGttcaaaatatgtatttcacCTTGACTGTGATGGTTGGACTCAGCCCACAAATAAACAGTATTGTGGGTAACAGGGCCTTTGCTGACAGCTTTAGTAGCCTGGGATCAAATGTCTACCCTGCCAGTTGCAGGCCATGTCTTTGTGCTTTTGAGAAAGACCTCTTGGAAGTTTTAATGAGGCACCTGAGCTTTGACTGGTTTACAATGGAAAAGTCTGCTAGAGTCAGCAAGGAGATTGTCCTTGACTTGAGAACTGGATTTAGGTTCCATGTACTTGCTCTAAgtccatttttctttgttagGGAGAGGGAATAGCCTGAGTATGACAATATCTTATAAACTTGATGACCTGAGTTCTGTTTCCCTGCCAAtacctgcttgagcagggaaaCTGAAGTAGAGGTACTGTGATGATTCACTACCATGTGAGGGAGTAAAAGGAGAGAATTTCCACTAAAACCctacttgctttttttcctttcatactCCTCATCCCAAGTACacaaatttccccccatttccccccaacCTTGTACGTGCAACAAAAGCTATACATACTGCCAAGCTGTACAAGAGCCATTTCTGAGTGATTACAAAATGCCTTATTTTGATAGTCTACAGACTTACTGTTCAAGCTCTTCAGAGTCTGCACCGTATAAATGATAGACAGGATGGGAACAGTACAGCTGGAGCCACTGGGAATGTAGAGGAGAGAATATAAAGAAGCTATAAGCCCAGAGCTGCAACCACATACTAATTTTActtttgctgtggtttgtgaAAAGTAgataataaaaattttcttttatgtctGGGTTTCTATCTTCTGTAAAGAACTTCTCATGTAAAGAACTCCTTATTACTGGCTAGCCTGAAGTATTTGCTAGAATTTGTTTTTAGTTCATGTTTCCAAAATCTAGTTCTACATGAAAATAAACGTTTTCCATTTAAACAGGAATATGTAgctgaacagaaaatatttaaagctgaagagaaacaaaaagaagacaaagatgATGATCGGATTAAGGCTTatattaaggaaaaagaaatgatgGCTGATctgacaagagaaaaaaatgcagagactAACAGGTGAGTCCAGGGATAATTTTCAGTGATAAGATTCAAACttgcaatttcattttcattttgtgacaAACAGTGTTCTCAGTTGTTATATCATTGAGATCAGAACTTTGATGCAAGCAagttttctgtaattaaaactTGGAGTAGAAAGTGCAGAAAAAATGCCTACCAGTTCTAGCTGTAATTGGTGCTGTTGGGGTGGAGGTAGGATTGCTGGTGTTATTAGAAGCAACAGGTACCAATTGCCTCTGGTAATCTGAGCAGATGTCCTGGGATGTTACAGTATCTCATGTTCTCCTGCAGGATGATAGAGAAGCATAAAGACAAAGCTTTTGAACAATTAAATGCACAGATGAATGAGAAATTTAAGATTGAAGATGATCGTCTTGctagaggagctgcagaggtaGAACTTGAGtaccaaataaaaaataaagagaaagaaatgaaaaaaaaggctgtCCTTGAATCCATTGAAGAAAACAGAGTCACTGTGGTAAGAAATGGGGCTGTCCTTGTTCCTTTTTCTGTCACACACTTGTACGTAGGAATAGTGTTTGGAAATGCCAGTTTCAAGCACAGTCTGGAGTGAGACACACATGCACGTTCTCACCAGTTGGTTTTTAATTAATCATCTagaattttaaaactaaatCCTTAAGAAGGGTGCAGGCAGCATATATGGTGATCCTCTCTTCAAAAAAATTAGACTGGGAAGGCTCTGTAATTTGTAATTTGTACAAATTGCACTGCTTACCCCAGCTGAGGAGTCTggcccagagcacagctggtgACTCTGGTGCCATGCATCAGCAGGCTTCAGCAAGTCTGCTGCCACCTTTCCTGGAGTCCCCTGTCCCTTTCCCCCTTCTGTGTCGGGCacacctctgccagggctgctggaaacCCTGGGCTTGGGCACTGGCCAGCCACAGTGACCGTGCTGATCGGAGAGCTGATTCAGGGCTGCTTCTGCACAGAGATACAACTTCCAGCTGAGCAGGCCAGCTCCTTGGTTaacttctgtgtgttttgtgaaCTACAGATGAAgttgaaagaggaaaaggagagacaggagaaagaagaggatGAGAAGGATCGTAATCAGTGGATGACAGAAAATGACGTCTacttggaaatggaaaaagccAAGAAACAAAGACAGCGTGATGCAAacatggaaatacagaaatttcagCTCCAGCAAATGGTAAATAGAAGAAATGTATACTGTCAGCCCCTTCAGAAAGAAGCACACTTCTAAATTCATAGTACTAGACCTCTTGGACAGAAGAAAAGAGGGgggtgagagagagagaaaggttGCTGTGGGTGTGATGTAcgtattttgtttggtttggtttttaccTGTGTGCACTGCAGCTCTTGATGTTGGAGAGGTGACTGACTGTATCTATGGGCCACAAGAGGCTTGTTTGTGGAGTGAGAAGGTTACTGCTGAAAAATTGACAATGCATGATACACATTTCAGAGGTTTATGGGTCTCCTCTTGGAGCAGTAGAACAGAAGCCTCTTCCAGGTGCACTTGGCCCATATGAGTCAGGGAGGATTACTGTGAGGGCTGGTAATAAGAGATCAACAATGACAAATTACATCCTATCCTGTGTCATTAGGACATTTTTTCAACCATGCACTGCTGTCCTCTTGTAGCTTCTGGGCAGGTcaccaaagagcagcagctaATGCTGATGTTCACTCAGCTGTTCAATGTACCCTTTCTGGGGAGATAAGGCAGGGGAAAGAAGTGGGGAGGGATGATAAATGCCAAGTTTCAGCTAAGGATGCCATAGACCTTCTGTAAGCTTTTACCCTCTCTCAGCTTTACAGGATGATGCTGTTGAGAACAAAATACTAAGCTTTGTTATTCCCTTTTCTTCATCAGGCTGAAAAGCAGGcaagaaaagagcaggaaaagcaagcAGAATTGGACTACAATGCTCAGAGAGAGGCTGCTTTCCATGGGGATCGAGCATTTCGGAGATAAAGGCAGTGAGTAACTGAATCCGTGCCATTACTGGATGTAACTTCTATTCTCTCCAAACATTAAAGGAAGGAACAAGATGTGGGCTTCCTAATTAGGACAACTGCAAGAATGGTGGAGTGGATAACCTGCAGTActaaaaacagtaaaaattggggagggggtgggtGAAGATGGTTGATGCAATGCCTTCCTGTCTTGTACATAAGCCCCCAGCTTGCTCAGGACCGAGAAAACACTTGGCATTTTGCCATGACTTCTAAAGCCTGCTTTGGCCCTCAAAGCTCTGCCTGAGGGCAGGGCCAAGAACTCTCCTCAGGGCCAGCACAGACTGTTATTGTCTTGGTCAGTCCTGCTGTGGTCTGGGTGGCTGCACTCTTTGGATAGAAGAACATGGCTGGGTGGAGCTGACTGACTCTGTACCCATGTCAATTAGCATGGCCCATTATTCTGTTATGTGAGCCAAAGCACACAAAATAGAAACAATGAAGACTTGTTTCAAAACCTCACTTCTGACCTAAAGTAAAAGACTAACATTGCTGCACTATCAACCAAAAGTCACACAGAATTTTCTCCAATT
Coding sequences within:
- the CCDC173 gene encoding coiled-coil domain-containing protein 173 → MQQRNPSLANKSKTDLQQNYFSKYDEHAGHGTLHWTEKNVLDEYFLRKERDLRQVVVLPKAQWERIQGSIGEAPHIDEKKEQEEVDLDSKAAGKEDPRNAALNLIKEKLQAKKLREEKEEEERKLLDLEEAKFQAAKRKEVIDHAKTYLRYQDDRMRQFHSALLLTKVLNERDAQVEFLKSRLVDSKKKDYEEEQRRFKEYILSEQEKAHQHYMNKQALCKDQLQQIKEREHLADLAKEEKKREEEEIQRSIQLYQLETQRQKEKEHEEKLARRKLYHAYVNDQKIIKAIEEQNRMEEDERIKAHFKAKEIIARMRKKKEAEMRRQVQEQRDKIISQLAEQMSEALRKEDGRLARDAARIEAEEEKKRKEKEAKQKAAIESIAEHRATVMKLKEEKERQEKEEAEKERDRLMEKARIHLEMENKKKHGRDEANREVQKIQLQQMAEKQARKEQEKQAELDYNAQREAIALYKEQEFQKYAKELIETESKKTHHLYPLLKACENGRGLGHRPFF
- the LOC115905504 gene encoding coiled-coil domain-containing protein 173-like, whose translation is MDRDGPDAVRQEAEVERGRYLSRRAVAQEQLAQIKEHKDQADLAKLEKRREGERIQQSSQLYQLEIQRDKEKDQEKKVEFQRHHHEYVAEQKIFKAEEKQKEDKDDDRIKAYIKEKEMMADLTREKNAETNRMIEKHKDKAFEQLNAQMNEKFKIEDDRLARGAAEVELEYQIKNKEKEMKKKAVLESIEENRVTVMKLKEEKERQEKEEDEKDRNQWMTENDVYLEMEKAKKQRQRDANMEIQKFQLQQMAEKQARKEQEKQAELDYNAQREAAFHGDRAFRR